A portion of the Bubalus kerabau isolate K-KA32 ecotype Philippines breed swamp buffalo chromosome 1, PCC_UOA_SB_1v2, whole genome shotgun sequence genome contains these proteins:
- the MSS51 gene encoding putative protein MSS51 homolog, mitochondrial, which produces MAPRSRRRRHKKSPSSVAPVVETPPTGVAPVPLILTKPGPSIDKLGFSSLEDNVPGLSQLILQKLNMKSYEEYKLVLDGGTPVSGFGYRSLEEMFQKMEDTFRFCAYCKALPSGLSDSKVLRHCKRCRNVYYCGPECQKSDWPTHRKVCQELRLVAVDRLMEWLLVTGDFVLPSGPWSWLTEVVQGWDTWFSMRRLQLDDTMDAVLDSQAMTTLWASVRRPRPDPDVLKGSLKRLLTDVLSRPLTLGFGLRALGINVGKVGGSTVHVVGASHAETFLTRPGDYDELGYMFPGHLGLHVIMVGVDVAAGFSQSTSASLLEPGTVQLSGHRGLYHDFWEEQIETGQIAHPDLVVAFHPGFHASPDLMEAWLPTLLLLRDYEIPTMITVYSHQELAASLQILVDLDTHITAYGANPFASLKPEQVYSNPNKQPVYCSAYYIMFLGSSCQLDKRQLEEKVNDRV; this is translated from the exons ATGGCTCCACGGTCCCGTCGACGAAGGCACAAGAAATCCCCCTCATCAGTGGCTCCTGTGGTTGAGACCCCACCTACAGGTGTGGCTCCTGTGCCTCTGATCCTCACTAAACCTGGCCCTAGCATTGATAAACTTGGCTTCTCCTCCTTGGAGGATAATGTTCCTGGCCTATCCCAGCTGATCCTTCAAAAACTGAACATGAAAAGCTACGAAGAATACAA GTTGGTGCTAGACGGGGGTACTCCAGTGTCAGGCTTTGGATATCGATCCCTTGAAGAAATGTTCCAGAAGATGGAGGACACATTCCGATTCTGTGCTTACTGTAAAGCACTCCCTAGTGGCCTTTCAGACTCCAAGGTCCTCCGGCACTGcaaaag GTGCAGAAATGTCTATTACTGTGGTCCAGAGTGCCAGAAGTCAGACTGGCCAACACACAGGAAGGTTTGTCAAGAACTGCGTCTTGTAGCTGTGGACCGTCTCATGGAATGGCTTCTGGTCACAG GTGATTTTGTCCTACCCTCAGGACCTTGGTCATGGCTGACTGAAGTAGTACAGGGTTGGGACACCTGGTTTTCTATGCGACGTTTACAGCTAGATGATACAATGGATGCTGTGCTTGACAGTCAGGCCATGACCACCCTGTGGGCCAGTGTAAGACGGCCAAGACCAGATCCAGATGTCCTGAAGGGCTCTTTGAAGCGGTTGCTGACAGATGTCTTGTCTCGGCCCTTGACACTGGGCTTTGGGCTTCGGGCCTTGGGAATAAATGTTGGGAAGGTTGGGGGAAGCACAGTGCACGTGGTTGGTGCTTCTCATGCAGAGACATTCCTCACTCGCCCTGGGGACTATGATGAGCTTGGCTACATGTTTCCTGGACACCTTGGCCTCCATGTAATCATGGTGGGTGTAGATGTGGCTGCTGGCTTTTCACAGAGCACCTCAGCTTCACTCCTGGAACCTGGCACAGTACAGCTTAGTGGCCATAGGGGCCTCTATCATGACTTCTGGGAGGAGCAGATAGAGACTGGGCAGATAGCCCATCCAGATTTGGTGGTGGCATTCCATCCAG GTTTCCATGCTTCCCCGGACTTGATGGAGGCTTGGCTGCCCACCCTGTTGCTACTTCGTGATTATGAGATCCCTACAATGATTACTGTTTACAG CCATCAGGAGTTGGCAGCCTCGTTGCAGATTTTGGTGGACCTGGATACACACATCACAGCCTATGGAGCTAACCCTTTTGCGTCCCTTAAACCTGAACAGGTCTACTCCAACCCCAACAAGCAGCCAGTTTACTGCAGTGCCTACTATATCATGTTTCTTGGAAGCTCCTGCCAGCTGGATAAGAGGCAATTGGAAGAGAAAGTAAATGACAGGGTATAA